One segment of Bacillus pseudomycoides DNA contains the following:
- a CDS encoding cytidine deaminase has product MSIEQQLYDVVKNLIEQRYPNDWGGAAAIRVEDGTIYTSVSPGVINDSTELCMETGAILEAHKFQKKVTHSICLARENEYSELKILSPCGVCQERLFYWGPEVQCAITNSKQDIIFKPLKELQPYHWTKAYHDEMAKEWSTR; this is encoded by the coding sequence TTGAGTATTGAACAACAATTATATGATGTGGTGAAAAATTTAATTGAACAAAGATATCCAAATGATTGGGGTGGAGCTGCAGCGATTCGTGTAGAGGATGGAACAATTTATACAAGTGTTTCCCCAGGCGTAATAAATGATTCAACAGAACTTTGTATGGAAACAGGTGCAATTTTAGAAGCACATAAATTTCAAAAGAAAGTTACACATTCTATTTGTCTTGCAAGAGAAAATGAGTATTCTGAATTAAAGATATTATCGCCTTGTGGTGTATGCCAAGAACGTTTATTTTATTGGGGACCAGAAGTACAATGTGCGATTACAAATTCTAAACAAGATATTATTTTTAAACCTTTAAAAGAATTGCAACCATATCATTGGACAAAAGCATATCATGATGAAATGGCAAAAGAATGGAGTACGAGATAA
- a CDS encoding S-layer protein → MRRIIGIILSLVLLCSTYAPSLTFAAEEVNKIGWVKEDGAMYYYEKPGVKRTNSITLDGIEYNFGKDGKLFFGTKWVNDKSVYYEEPGKLKTGWMYSLDEWEYMENGLPVTGSLTYKGKKFQFNKYGEMEKGWITLRSKIKRVYPKPETKFLLESKPVKEGEILEVVGKQGLWYQVKYQGEIGYVRILESVVIDQTPATSFELVQGTAMISHFLLTGYKKDPEKFFPANIDKAHLKRFDSDVKAFYDLAHDFQNIKSSILLDNKTSWVQKNGKWYYYQKNGNRVTGSQTIDDKQYYFGSDGAMQTGWVNLGGTKKYYSPSGVMQVGIQYIDGKMYYFNEGGQLSTGIHFINGKPYYFNTSHESKSGWMKNEYDWYLLHPSGALQTEDFTYKGKKFSFNEDGEMVKGWIVLESLVKKVYPEPDLKHVLRAKRVQSGEVIEVTGKIGPWYEVNYHGEKGYVQIHDAIIFDQEAKNPLTLLDGKLKIFEGVFNYLKSDETLVNDTFKVLEDLDHNITDSIETWNNISKEIDHAKQDTREKIRIVKEAHDKLQELVNAMKGDIKNLTTSQRQELVKLFGVPGRDYSKFIQYGKEWMNFGADVYVSVLQQYLFMYQAYAEYYRVLDIYATETADFLKYIADASVELEKNHRKLAEGFSGVVKDLGPVINSSIRWKHSIDEAKPKMEELVQKTRETAPIIAKDLQVLDQKIPGFFTDVNMGLDLANTFMDSANKIASHKVDIPAAARNIGNIDLSNALFDFGVAPEKYDKYIAEQNKTNQFMTTTLDILPLINVPKEAIQMYQGKEMGTDRKYDPSDYAMGVLSVATGGTVKTLGKVVGTVADLEKKAKNLEKAAKNASNGGFNVAEFDKKIAKMNVNEKIALIKETSKDIASKNGWKKDSKRTKLNKRDVYYDAKTDTYYALDTQHGRFEVVNKKGKHQGEIDFNLNSTKPADKSGGHDLKMS, encoded by the coding sequence ATGAGGAGAATTATAGGTATTATTTTATCATTGGTATTATTATGTTCTACTTACGCTCCTTCTCTTACGTTTGCAGCTGAAGAAGTCAATAAAATCGGCTGGGTAAAAGAAGATGGTGCCATGTATTATTATGAAAAACCTGGTGTCAAACGTACGAATTCAATTACACTTGATGGGATTGAATATAATTTCGGCAAAGATGGTAAATTATTCTTTGGTACGAAATGGGTTAATGATAAATCTGTATATTATGAAGAGCCAGGAAAACTGAAAACAGGATGGATGTATTCTCTTGATGAATGGGAGTATATGGAGAATGGTTTACCTGTCACTGGATCATTAACTTATAAAGGAAAGAAGTTTCAATTTAATAAGTATGGGGAAATGGAAAAAGGGTGGATTACTTTACGCTCTAAAATTAAGAGAGTATACCCAAAACCAGAAACAAAATTTCTTCTTGAGTCGAAACCTGTTAAAGAAGGTGAAATCCTTGAAGTAGTTGGGAAACAAGGTCTTTGGTATCAAGTAAAATATCAAGGTGAAATTGGGTATGTTCGAATTCTTGAATCCGTTGTAATCGATCAAACACCTGCAACTTCATTTGAACTTGTACAAGGAACAGCCATGATTTCTCATTTTCTACTTACAGGATATAAGAAAGATCCTGAGAAATTTTTCCCAGCAAATATTGATAAAGCACACCTTAAACGATTTGATAGTGACGTTAAAGCTTTTTATGATTTAGCACATGATTTTCAAAATATAAAATCTTCTATTCTATTAGATAATAAAACTAGTTGGGTGCAAAAAAACGGAAAATGGTATTATTATCAAAAAAACGGAAATCGAGTAACAGGATCCCAAACCATTGATGATAAACAATACTATTTTGGATCAGATGGTGCTATGCAAACTGGTTGGGTCAACTTAGGTGGGACAAAAAAATACTATAGCCCTTCAGGTGTTATGCAAGTTGGAATACAATACATTGATGGAAAGATGTATTATTTTAATGAAGGTGGACAATTATCAACAGGCATACACTTTATTAATGGAAAACCTTATTATTTTAATACATCACATGAATCCAAAAGTGGTTGGATGAAAAATGAATATGATTGGTACCTATTACATCCGTCTGGTGCTTTACAAACAGAGGACTTTACATATAAAGGTAAAAAATTTTCATTTAACGAAGATGGAGAAATGGTAAAAGGATGGATAGTACTTGAATCTCTTGTGAAAAAAGTGTATCCAGAACCAGATTTAAAACATGTGTTACGAGCGAAACGTGTACAAAGTGGAGAAGTTATAGAAGTAACTGGAAAAATAGGTCCTTGGTATGAAGTGAATTATCATGGGGAAAAGGGATATGTCCAAATTCATGACGCAATTATTTTCGATCAAGAAGCGAAAAATCCACTTACATTGTTAGATGGTAAGTTAAAAATATTTGAAGGTGTATTCAATTATTTAAAGAGTGACGAAACACTAGTTAATGACACGTTCAAAGTATTAGAGGATTTAGATCATAACATAACTGATTCTATTGAAACTTGGAATAATATATCTAAAGAAATAGACCATGCAAAGCAAGATACAAGAGAGAAAATAAGAATTGTAAAAGAAGCGCATGACAAATTACAAGAATTAGTCAACGCAATGAAAGGAGACATAAAAAATTTAACTACTTCCCAAAGACAAGAACTTGTTAAATTATTTGGAGTACCTGGGAGAGATTATAGTAAGTTTATCCAATATGGGAAAGAGTGGATGAATTTTGGTGCAGATGTATATGTATCTGTACTGCAACAATATTTATTTATGTATCAAGCATATGCGGAATATTATAGAGTTTTAGATATATATGCAACAGAAACAGCAGATTTCTTAAAATATATAGCAGATGCATCTGTGGAACTTGAAAAGAATCATCGTAAGCTAGCTGAGGGGTTTTCTGGTGTAGTTAAGGATTTAGGACCAGTTATAAATAGCTCAATTCGTTGGAAACATTCGATAGATGAAGCAAAACCTAAGATGGAGGAACTGGTACAAAAAACACGAGAAACAGCCCCAATAATTGCGAAAGATCTGCAAGTATTAGATCAGAAAATACCAGGTTTTTTCACAGATGTAAACATGGGATTAGATCTTGCAAATACCTTTATGGACTCAGCCAATAAAATTGCAAGTCATAAGGTCGATATTCCGGCTGCAGCAAGAAATATTGGAAACATTGACTTAAGTAATGCATTATTTGATTTTGGCGTTGCACCGGAAAAATACGATAAGTATATCGCAGAGCAAAACAAAACAAATCAATTCATGACGACTACATTGGATATCTTGCCTCTGATTAATGTACCTAAAGAAGCGATTCAAATGTACCAAGGAAAAGAGATGGGTACAGATCGGAAATATGATCCTTCAGATTATGCAATGGGTGTCTTAAGTGTTGCGACAGGTGGAACAGTTAAAACACTTGGTAAAGTAGTCGGAACAGTTGCTGATCTCGAGAAGAAAGCGAAAAATCTTGAAAAGGCTGCTAAAAACGCTTCTAACGGTGGTTTTAATGTTGCAGAATTTGATAAAAAAATAGCTAAAATGAATGTAAATGAAAAAATAGCTTTAATAAAAGAAACATCCAAAGACATTGCCTCAAAAAACGGATGGAAAAAAGATTCAAAAAGAACTAAACTGAATAAAAGGGATGTTTATTATGATGCAAAAACAGATACATATTATGCTTTAGATACACAACATGGTAGATTTGAAGTTGTTAATAAAAAGGGTAAGCATCAAGGCGAGATAGATTTTAATTTAAACTCAACAAAACCAGCTGATAAATCAGGTGGACACGATTTAAAAATGAGTTAA
- a CDS encoding recombinase family protein has product MVYGYARVSAQDQNLDTQIEQLMKYGVDEIIKEKISGVTKQKPELDTLLSKLTAGDTLVVTRMDRLGRNTIQLLQLVEQLREKDVHFAILNLGIDTRTPTGKFFLTVMAAFSELDREMIKEKQRAGIKLAKQKGVYRGRLKKYTDKHPGMNHAIELRKHTNKTVKEICQITGVSQAALYRRLKELE; this is encoded by the coding sequence ATGGTCTATGGATACGCTCGTGTAAGTGCACAAGATCAAAATTTAGATACACAGATTGAACAGCTCATGAAATATGGAGTAGATGAAATCATAAAAGAGAAAATAAGCGGGGTTACAAAACAAAAACCTGAGCTAGACACTTTACTTTCAAAACTAACAGCTGGCGATACTTTAGTTGTAACTAGAATGGATCGTTTAGGTCGAAATACCATTCAGCTATTACAGTTAGTAGAACAACTTCGGGAAAAGGATGTTCACTTTGCGATTTTAAATTTAGGAATAGATACTAGAACTCCAACCGGTAAATTCTTTTTAACTGTCATGGCTGCCTTTAGTGAATTAGATCGAGAAATGATTAAAGAAAAACAACGTGCAGGAATAAAGTTAGCGAAACAAAAAGGAGTGTATAGAGGAAGATTGAAGAAATACACGGATAAGCACCCAGGTATGAATCATGCGATTGAATTACGGAAGCATACCAATAAAACCGTTAAGGAAATATGCCAAATTACAGGAGTGAGTCAAGCCGCTCTGTATCGCAGATTAAAAGAACTTGAATAA
- a CDS encoding VOC family protein, whose product MIKGLYEAHLPVSNINKSIEFYKGLGLKLAIKYDKTAFFWIVENESWIGLWECEQADIKYHPSIRHIAFRVDLEDLKNAKKWLKERDINMREEFGFKPTEPIVMPDQAHAMVYFHDSDGNSLEFICKLSSEPEHKPDMYLSEWEKYLENKDLS is encoded by the coding sequence ATGATTAAAGGGCTGTATGAAGCACATTTACCAGTAAGTAATATTAACAAATCGATTGAGTTTTACAAAGGTTTGGGTCTGAAATTAGCAATAAAGTATGACAAGACGGCATTTTTTTGGATAGTAGAAAATGAAAGTTGGATTGGATTATGGGAATGTGAACAAGCGGATATTAAATATCACCCTTCCATAAGACATATTGCATTTAGAGTAGATCTTGAAGATTTAAAGAATGCAAAAAAATGGTTAAAAGAACGCGATATTAATATGCGTGAAGAATTCGGTTTTAAACCTACTGAACCAATTGTAATGCCTGATCAAGCACATGCTATGGTATATTTTCATGATTCAGATGGAAATTCATTGGAGTTTATTTGTAAACTTTCATCAGAACCTGAACATAAACCTGATATGTATTTGAGTGAGTGGGAAAAGTATTTGGAGAATAAAGATTTATCATAA
- a CDS encoding VOC family protein has protein sequence MHFRLELFVKNLQRSIRFYEEILGLAFSKKNETGAMVKLKDFALLLTPDYILNENHYLKKGGLNPKGKGAEVIIVFDNIEQLYQHVLEKDYPVESNLKTQSWGMKDFRIVDPDGYYLRLTSY, from the coding sequence ATGCACTTTCGTCTGGAGTTGTTTGTCAAAAATTTGCAAAGATCTATTAGGTTTTATGAGGAAATTCTTGGTTTGGCATTCTCAAAAAAGAATGAGACTGGTGCGATGGTTAAACTAAAGGATTTTGCTTTATTATTAACTCCTGATTATATTCTTAATGAAAATCATTATTTAAAAAAGGGAGGTCTTAACCCAAAAGGTAAGGGGGCTGAGGTTATTATAGTTTTTGATAATATCGAACAATTATACCAACATGTATTAGAAAAAGATTATCCAGTAGAATCTAACCTTAAAACTCAATCTTGGGGAATGAAGGATTTCCGTATTGTAGACCCTGATGGTTATTATTTAAGGTTAACCTCATATTGA
- a CDS encoding serine/threonine protein kinase → MMSINSFVRLIKDELLKEVSIRSEEEFEPVVVKDIPRLWRCLGTGNYAAVFMHKEYKDWVVKVYAREGEGIEKESEVYRRIGNHPSYSKLIYKGGNFIVLKRLKEITLYDAIHKGIKIPKQVILDINEALEYAREQGLTPCDVHGKNVMMENGRGYVVDVSDFLKTIEDSKWRDLEKAYFTFYLPFIYKLPFPVKIPYFMLNIVRRSYRKYKKLKRNSNCKGPHTYL, encoded by the coding sequence ATGATGAGTATAAATAGTTTTGTGAGATTGATAAAGGACGAATTATTAAAAGAGGTAAGCATAAGAAGTGAGGAGGAATTCGAGCCTGTAGTAGTTAAAGATATTCCTAGACTTTGGAGGTGTTTAGGGACAGGTAATTATGCCGCAGTATTTATGCACAAAGAATACAAAGATTGGGTAGTGAAAGTTTACGCGCGAGAAGGAGAAGGAATTGAAAAAGAGTCAGAAGTATACCGAAGAATCGGAAATCATCCTTCTTATTCGAAGCTTATATATAAAGGAGGAAATTTCATAGTATTGAAACGTTTAAAAGAAATTACCTTATACGATGCTATTCATAAGGGGATTAAAATTCCTAAGCAGGTAATCCTTGATATCAATGAAGCTTTAGAGTATGCAAGGGAACAAGGATTAACTCCTTGTGATGTTCACGGGAAAAATGTGATGATGGAAAACGGAAGGGGATATGTAGTCGATGTATCTGATTTCTTAAAAACAATAGAAGATAGTAAGTGGAGAGACCTAGAAAAGGCATATTTTACATTTTACTTGCCTTTCATTTATAAATTGCCTTTCCCTGTTAAAATACCGTATTTCATGTTAAACATTGTTAGACGTTCATATAGAAAATATAAGAAGCTTAAAAGAAATTCAAATTGTAAAGGACCACATACTTATCTTTAG
- a CDS encoding recombinase family protein, with product MKHKKFGYVRVSSKDQNEERQIQNMKDLGIEERDIFIDKESGKNMERENYQMLKRLVRTGNTIVFDSLTRLGRNMNDTLEEFRYYEKHKVNLQFIKEPYINVNYTGESTNDVIQSAIQKATLTILSAFAEKERIDIKQRQAEGIALARKQGKHLGRPPAEITEKFIEAYKEWKSGSITAVGAMKKYDIKRSSFYKLAKQYEERMKE from the coding sequence ATGAAACATAAAAAATTTGGATATGTGCGAGTTTCGAGTAAAGATCAAAACGAAGAACGGCAAATTCAGAATATGAAGGATTTAGGGATAGAAGAACGAGATATTTTCATAGATAAAGAATCTGGAAAAAATATGGAGCGAGAGAATTATCAAATGCTAAAACGTCTTGTTCGTACAGGAAATACCATTGTGTTCGACTCCTTGACAAGACTTGGAAGAAATATGAATGATACATTAGAAGAATTTAGATATTACGAAAAACATAAAGTAAATTTACAATTTATAAAGGAACCATACATTAACGTCAATTACACTGGAGAAAGTACAAATGATGTTATTCAGAGCGCAATTCAAAAAGCAACACTGACAATATTATCTGCCTTTGCAGAAAAAGAGCGCATTGATATTAAACAACGTCAAGCTGAAGGAATTGCTCTTGCCAGAAAACAAGGTAAACATTTAGGACGTCCTCCTGCCGAAATAACAGAAAAATTTATTGAAGCTTATAAGGAATGGAAATCCGGTTCAATTACAGCAGTAGGAGCTATGAAAAAGTATGACATCAAACGATCTTCATTTTATAAACTTGCCAAACAGTATGAGGAAAGAATGAAAGAATAG
- a CDS encoding C45 family peptidase: MNTHTGKFIYLTGSSYEIGKQQALEYYESAHAKEIFFREQSDSDKAYLEMRAQIEEYCPELNEELEGFAEGFGYKPNQLKFYNDAWLIPGGCSLGAILPKKMANGKTYVLRNYDLSPDISDMRLCTTKVDGRYMHTGFSVSTFGRSEGLNEKGLCVAFASCGMPIGKYLGMREPVVTGLQFMVVVRAILETCKNIEEAVYAVKNMPVGTNMNLLLADANGQAALVGTYDGVKVVKKAELDYLIATNHGLFPEIENLEPGKLEQSQLRYNILENKFSDNGKRTVCEIKELLSTEFPKGLSIHNYKENFGTVYSVLFNLTDCQLEFSFGSPIQNKFYKINVGDNFSKTRIPVEFCNKNYGPDFWRIWR, translated from the coding sequence ATGAATACGCATACAGGGAAATTTATTTATCTTACAGGAAGTTCATATGAAATTGGAAAACAACAAGCATTAGAATACTATGAAAGTGCACACGCTAAGGAAATTTTTTTTAGGGAACAATCTGATTCTGACAAAGCATATCTAGAAATGAGAGCCCAAATCGAGGAGTATTGCCCGGAGTTAAATGAGGAATTAGAGGGTTTTGCGGAAGGATTTGGTTATAAACCAAACCAATTAAAGTTTTATAACGATGCCTGGTTAATACCTGGAGGGTGTAGTCTAGGTGCAATTTTGCCAAAAAAAATGGCCAATGGTAAAACATACGTATTACGAAACTACGACCTCTCTCCGGACATTTCGGATATGCGCCTTTGTACAACTAAAGTAGATGGAAGATACATGCATACCGGTTTCTCTGTTTCTACATTTGGTCGAAGTGAAGGATTAAACGAGAAAGGTCTATGTGTAGCGTTTGCTTCGTGTGGCATGCCAATAGGTAAATATCTAGGTATGAGAGAACCCGTAGTCACTGGGTTGCAGTTTATGGTGGTTGTTAGAGCTATACTAGAGACGTGTAAAAATATTGAAGAAGCCGTCTATGCTGTGAAAAACATGCCTGTGGGAACGAATATGAATTTACTTTTAGCAGATGCAAATGGTCAGGCGGCTTTAGTTGGAACATATGACGGAGTTAAAGTAGTTAAAAAAGCAGAACTAGATTATTTAATTGCAACAAATCATGGGCTATTTCCTGAAATTGAGAATCTTGAACCAGGCAAGCTAGAGCAATCTCAACTACGATATAATATTTTAGAGAATAAATTTAGTGACAATGGTAAAAGAACTGTTTGCGAAATTAAAGAACTTCTTTCAACGGAGTTTCCGAAAGGGCTGTCCATTCATAATTATAAAGAGAACTTTGGAACAGTTTATTCAGTTTTGTTTAATCTTACTGATTGCCAACTTGAGTTTTCCTTTGGTTCTCCCATACAGAATAAATTTTATAAGATAAACGTTGGTGATAATTTTTCAAAGACACGAATTCCAGTTGAATTTTGTAACAAGAACTATGGACCTGATTTTTGGAGAATATGGAGATAA
- a CDS encoding MerR family transcriptional regulator: MYTIGRFSNLCDVPVKTIRYYSDIGLLEPSYVDPETSYRYYDYEKMKELKTILVLKDCQFSLNEIEQVLKGKDMKNLNVRLKKKTEELKYEQEQIIKQINNIQQIKKFIKNDKAFIPEPILSSCYIEERKDIQVVSIRKTINMVEMDTLVKMLFERIYAYQFKMDGELLAIFHQKDWRQKKADVELLLPVKVDKNEEHLTTMPGGMYACVEVKGPYSELHYGYNRLKAWVAEQSLHVEGMYMEQYIRGLVPSKVVNPINIKPNNEIHPNDFLTKVFIKVTTQNN, from the coding sequence ATGTATACCATCGGAAGATTTTCAAATCTGTGCGATGTACCTGTGAAAACAATTCGTTACTATAGTGACATTGGTTTACTCGAACCTTCTTATGTAGATCCAGAGACGAGCTATCGTTACTATGACTACGAGAAGATGAAAGAGCTAAAGACTATCCTTGTGCTTAAAGACTGCCAGTTTTCGTTAAACGAAATTGAACAAGTTTTAAAGGGTAAAGATATGAAAAATCTCAATGTAAGATTAAAGAAAAAAACAGAAGAGTTAAAGTATGAGCAAGAACAAATTATCAAGCAAATTAACAACATCCAGCAAATAAAGAAGTTCATAAAGAATGATAAAGCATTCATTCCTGAGCCAATTCTGTCAAGTTGTTACATAGAGGAGCGAAAAGATATACAGGTTGTGTCTATTCGCAAAACAATAAATATGGTTGAAATGGACACACTCGTTAAAATGCTGTTTGAAAGGATTTATGCATATCAGTTTAAAATGGATGGAGAGCTACTAGCTATTTTTCATCAAAAAGACTGGAGACAAAAGAAAGCAGATGTTGAATTACTTTTACCCGTAAAAGTCGATAAAAATGAGGAGCACCTTACGACAATGCCTGGCGGAATGTATGCATGTGTCGAGGTAAAAGGGCCTTATTCAGAACTTCACTATGGTTACAATCGTTTAAAGGCATGGGTGGCAGAACAATCACTTCATGTTGAAGGAATGTATATGGAACAGTACATAAGGGGACTCGTCCCATCCAAAGTAGTGAATCCAATAAATATTAAACCGAACAATGAGATACATCCAAATGATTTTTTGACAAAAGTGTTTATAAAGGTAACAACGCAGAATAATTGA
- a CDS encoding IS6 family transposase has product MEKENLFKWKHYQPELILLTVRWYLRYNLSFRNLVEMMEERGLSISHTTIMRWVHQYGPQLEEKVRHHLKSTNDSWRVDETYIKVKGQWMYLYRAVDSKGNTIDFYLSKNRNTQSAKHFFKKALAFSHVSTPRVIAVDKNPAYPVAIEELKEEKRMPEGIQIRQVKYLNNIVEQDHRFIKRRVRSMLGFKSFKTAISILSGVEAMHMMKKGQLVLNKSVQNQKQFIHKLFDLSS; this is encoded by the coding sequence ATGGAAAAGGAAAATTTGTTCAAATGGAAGCATTATCAACCTGAACTAATCTTATTAACAGTACGGTGGTACCTACGGTACAATTTAAGCTTTCGAAACCTAGTGGAAATGATGGAAGAAAGAGGTTTATCCATTTCTCACACAACAATTATGCGTTGGGTTCATCAATATGGACCTCAATTAGAAGAGAAAGTACGACATCATCTTAAATCAACAAATGATTCGTGGAGAGTCGATGAAACCTATATTAAGGTAAAAGGGCAATGGATGTATTTATACCGTGCTGTCGATTCAAAAGGAAACACGATTGATTTTTACTTAAGTAAAAATAGAAATACTCAATCAGCCAAGCACTTTTTCAAAAAGGCCTTGGCTTTTTCGCATGTGTCCACTCCTCGTGTCATTGCTGTAGATAAGAATCCAGCTTATCCAGTAGCAATTGAGGAGTTAAAAGAAGAAAAAAGGATGCCAGAAGGCATCCAAATTAGACAAGTGAAATATCTCAATAACATAGTGGAACAAGATCACCGGTTTATTAAAAGACGAGTTCGTTCTATGTTAGGATTTAAGTCATTTAAAACAGCAATTTCTATATTGAGTGGTGTTGAAGCCATGCATATGATGAAAAAAGGACAACTTGTTCTGAACAAGTCTGTCCAAAATCAAAAACAATTTATTCATAAATTGTTTGATTTATCTTCATAA
- a CDS encoding helix-turn-helix domain-containing protein: protein MKKEREKGWSQEYLATKIHVSRQSVSKWETGKNYPSIGVIIDLSDLFGITIDELLRSDGELKEKIIQDSKGSTDLNWKSYLLTGLGILMGIVIVSMIKHDGIDWISISWSAVATAAFLYLISLLFPQGSKKSETKK from the coding sequence ATTAAAAAAGAAAGAGAAAAGGGTTGGTCACAGGAGTACCTTGCTACAAAAATACATGTTAGCCGTCAATCAGTTTCAAAGTGGGAAACAGGTAAAAACTATCCCAGTATTGGAGTGATTATCGATTTAAGTGATTTATTCGGCATCACAATCGATGAATTATTAAGGAGTGATGGAGAGTTGAAAGAAAAAATAATTCAAGATAGTAAAGGATCGACAGATTTAAATTGGAAATCATACCTTTTAACCGGTTTAGGTATTCTTATGGGGATTGTAATTGTTAGTATGATCAAACATGATGGAATTGATTGGATATCCATTAGTTGGTCAGCAGTTGCAACAGCAGCCTTCTTGTACCTTATTTCTCTTCTTTTTCCACAAGGGAGCAAAAAGAGTGAAACAAAAAAGTAG
- a CDS encoding MFS transporter: protein MYGQIALNVQKLCWFLASRVFTGFVMITLLHLHLLNLWSLLFFALLFGILDAFFSPANQSLLPLLVPKEMLTRSNSFIQTSNQVAMFAGPMIGGWIITVSSFSVLFLFVACFLLITSAFTLCIKEKNSSPSSKQASTRQELLEGFQYVWNMPFLKSILFILMTINVLFFGPLLMGIPLLASEVLHGRQLR, encoded by the coding sequence GTGTATGGGCAGATCGCTTTAAACGTTCAAAAATTATGTTGGTTTCTAGCTTCACGCGTTTTTACTGGTTTTGTAATGATTACTTTATTACATTTGCATCTATTAAATTTATGGTCGTTACTGTTTTTTGCACTACTATTTGGAATTCTGGATGCTTTCTTTTCACCAGCGAATCAGTCTCTTCTTCCTCTTCTAGTCCCAAAAGAGATGTTAACTCGATCTAATTCCTTTATTCAAACTTCCAATCAAGTTGCAATGTTTGCCGGACCAATGATAGGCGGCTGGATTATTACAGTTAGTTCTTTCTCGGTTTTATTTCTCTTCGTTGCTTGCTTTTTATTAATTACATCCGCTTTCACTTTATGTATTAAAGAAAAAAATTCTTCACCGTCTTCTAAGCAAGCATCTACCAGACAAGAGCTATTAGAAGGTTTTCAATATGTATGGAACATGCCTTTTTTAAAATCTATACTTTTTATTTTAATGACAATAAACGTCCTCTTCTTTGGCCCTTTACTTATGGGAATTCCATTATTAGCGAGCGAGGTATTACATGGAAGGCAGTTGAGGTAA